The following are from one region of the Pectobacterium actinidiae genome:
- a CDS encoding YfaZ family outer membrane protein, with protein MKKFVIACAGSLLLASASVHAISLSGEAGRDYVGANAGFGLGIPGLAGNVSYAHGDNSNDVYGFGLGYTIPVGPLKLTVGGKALYLNQDHGNDGYGVALGGGVQWPLSRQFSLYGEGYYSPDAFSSHVDHYVEGKAGVRWQVFGPLNVDVGYRYINMARENGPDNRLADSAYVGVGLNF; from the coding sequence ATGAAAAAATTTGTGATTGCCTGTGCAGGGAGCCTGTTGCTTGCAAGCGCTTCTGTACATGCCATTAGCCTTTCCGGGGAAGCGGGTCGCGATTACGTTGGTGCCAATGCGGGCTTCGGTCTGGGCATTCCTGGACTGGCGGGCAATGTGAGTTACGCCCACGGCGACAACAGCAATGATGTATACGGCTTCGGTCTGGGATACACCATTCCTGTTGGTCCACTCAAACTGACTGTGGGTGGTAAGGCACTGTATTTAAACCAGGATCACGGTAATGATGGCTATGGTGTTGCACTGGGCGGTGGCGTGCAGTGGCCGCTGAGCCGCCAGTTCTCGCTGTATGGCGAAGGCTATTATTCACCAGATGCTTTCTCCAGCCATGTTGACCACTATGTTGAAGGGAAAGCGGGCGTTCGCTGGCAGGTATTTGGACCGCTGAACGTTGATGTCGGCTACCGCTACATCAATATGGCGCGTGAGAACGGCCCGGATAATAGACTGGCGGATTCTGCCTATGTCGGCGTTGGTCTGAATTTCTGA